One Verrucomicrobiota bacterium DNA window includes the following coding sequences:
- a CDS encoding MBL fold metallo-hydrolase, producing the protein MPNKDYFLNVTPQLGISANCFYIQLGKKGFVFDAGMDPKAEGYDATPHLEWLDHRPLDAIFLSHAHHDHTGAIPLIQLRNPDAKVFMTAATAQLAEPLLHNSVNVMKRNRLAHGIMDYPLYTHQDIDRVKERWHGCGLQTPWSIEGFPIKEKDSVAVKFRMHHAGHILGSAAIEIEVDNQTILYTGDFNCSDQTLLKKASLPQKKIDILIIETTRGSHPTPEGFSRKQERRKFIEALNKTYDKGGSALIPIFAMGKTQETISMLHLAQTRGELPTEPIYIGGLGRVFTSIYDNFAQDSPRYHPDLNLLQEIQPQVVNWKKLDDFKSKRGHLYLIPSGMMTPHTTSNRLATYFLSREQNSIYFVGYTDPETPAGRLRATPSDQRITLNHDYGDQPILCNIEHFDFTSHANREDILYYIRTVNPRKCFLVHGDLEATQWFQSKLVQSHPNMNIHVPEPGVEISL; encoded by the coding sequence ATGCCTAACAAGGATTACTTCCTTAATGTCACTCCGCAACTAGGCATTAGCGCCAATTGTTTTTATATTCAGCTCGGTAAGAAGGGATTTGTCTTTGATGCCGGAATGGACCCCAAGGCAGAGGGGTACGATGCAACTCCTCATCTGGAATGGCTCGATCATCGTCCCTTAGATGCTATCTTTCTTTCCCACGCGCATCATGATCATACTGGCGCAATACCGCTCATTCAATTGCGCAATCCAGATGCTAAAGTATTTATGACAGCAGCTACTGCTCAATTAGCGGAGCCACTTCTGCATAACTCGGTAAACGTCATGAAACGCAACCGTCTTGCTCATGGCATCATGGACTACCCTCTTTACACGCATCAAGATATTGACCGTGTTAAAGAACGCTGGCATGGCTGTGGTTTACAAACTCCTTGGTCAATAGAAGGCTTCCCAATCAAAGAAAAAGATTCTGTCGCAGTAAAATTCCGCATGCACCATGCGGGACATATTTTGGGGTCTGCTGCAATTGAAATAGAGGTCGATAACCAAACAATCCTCTATACCGGTGACTTTAATTGCTCTGATCAAACACTTCTTAAAAAAGCATCCTTGCCCCAGAAAAAAATTGATATCCTCATCATTGAGACAACTCGTGGAAGTCATCCAACTCCCGAAGGTTTTAGCCGAAAACAAGAACGTCGCAAATTCATCGAGGCACTAAATAAGACTTATGATAAAGGCGGATCTGCTCTGATCCCTATCTTTGCCATGGGAAAAACTCAAGAAACCATTTCCATGCTGCACCTGGCGCAAACTCGTGGGGAGTTACCTACTGAGCCCATTTATATAGGTGGTTTGGGAAGAGTCTTTACTTCAATCTATGACAACTTTGCGCAAGATTCACCTCGTTACCATCCTGACCTAAACTTACTCCAAGAAATCCAACCTCAAGTTGTCAACTGGAAGAAATTGGATGACTTTAAGTCTAAGCGTGGACACTTATACCTCATTCCCTCAGGAATGATGACTCCGCATACAACATCTAATAGATTAGCCACCTACTTCTTATCTAGAGAACAAAATAGTATCTACTTTGTTGGTTACACTGATCCCGAAACTCCAGCGGGCCGACTCAGGGCAACACCCTCAGACCAGCGTATTACCCTCAATCATGACTACGGCGATCAGCCTATACTCTGTAATATTGAACACTTTGACTTTACCTCACATGCGAACCGTGAAGACATACTCTATTACATCAGAACGGTAAATCCACGAAAATGCTTTCTTGTGCATGGAGATCTAGAAGCCACACAGTGGTTCCAAAGTAAATTAGTCCAAAGCCACCCAAATATGAATATTCACGTGCCTGAACCTGGTGTAGAAATTTCTCTTTAA